A window from Thiomonas sp. FB-Cd encodes these proteins:
- a CDS encoding MarR family winged helix-turn-helix transcriptional regulator: MNTKSPSSPAADPPCFYDAQTYSKDTSVGFLMKRCLGVLVRNLDHRMQVLDLTGTQWHPLIHVLEGCDTVAACAREMQTDAGGMTRMLDRLEAKGLLARSRSTVDRRVVHLALTPKGREVAQQVPAVLAAVLNEHLRGFSGEEFATLMELLRRFAGNGEALAAASNAGPGPRLTVRED, translated from the coding sequence ATGAATACGAAGTCCCCCAGTTCTCCTGCGGCCGATCCGCCGTGCTTCTACGACGCGCAGACTTACAGCAAGGACACCTCGGTCGGTTTCTTGATGAAGCGCTGCCTGGGCGTGCTGGTGCGCAATCTCGACCATCGCATGCAGGTGCTGGATCTCACGGGCACGCAGTGGCACCCGTTGATTCACGTGCTGGAAGGTTGCGACACGGTGGCTGCCTGTGCGCGTGAAATGCAGACGGACGCAGGTGGCATGACCCGCATGCTCGACCGTCTTGAAGCCAAGGGGCTTCTGGCGCGAAGCCGCAGCACGGTCGACCGCCGCGTGGTCCATCTGGCGCTCACGCCGAAAGGACGTGAGGTCGCGCAGCAGGTTCCCGCCGTGCTCGCCGCCGTCCTCAATGAACATCTGCGCGGGTTCAGCGGCGAGGAATTCGCCACGCTGATGGAGTTGTTGCGACGCTTTGCAGGCAACGGCGAAGCGCTGGCAGCCGCCAGTAACGCGGGGCCGGGACCTCGACTCACCGTGCGCGAGGATTGA
- a CDS encoding deoxyguanosinetriphosphate triphosphohydrolase yields the protein MHDAITPRAADTALAREAAPHALAPYACSAATSRGRRHAEPPPSDRSDYQRDRDRIIHCGAFRRLEYKTQVFLNHEGDLFRTRLTHSLEVAQIARSIARALGLNEDLTEALALAHDLGHTPFGHAGQDALAACMREHHAEGGGFEHNLQSLRVVDKLEERYAAFDGLNLTFETREGILKHCSRRNAERLGDVAARFLHGGQPSLEAQVANLADEIAYNNHDIDDGLRSGLLQIEQLEAIDFFGGHCHVVRTAYPGLAPKRLVAETVRRMISALIADLVTQSLARIAQADVRSPADVRLRPALVGFSPPVRDQLTQLQQFLRQALYRHPQVLRSTTKAARVLRELFEAYAAEPRLLPADHQRPAGGGQLRAIADYIAGMTDRYAIKEHRKLFSVQDW from the coding sequence ATGCACGACGCCATCACGCCCCGTGCCGCGGACACCGCGCTGGCGCGCGAAGCGGCGCCGCACGCGCTTGCACCGTATGCCTGCAGCGCCGCGACCTCGCGCGGCCGCCGCCATGCCGAACCCCCGCCAAGCGATCGCAGCGACTACCAACGCGACCGCGACCGCATCATCCATTGCGGCGCATTTCGGCGCTTGGAGTACAAGACCCAAGTCTTTCTCAACCACGAGGGGGATTTGTTTCGCACCCGGCTCACCCACAGCCTGGAAGTGGCGCAGATCGCACGGTCCATTGCGCGAGCGCTTGGCCTCAACGAAGACCTGACCGAGGCGCTTGCCCTGGCGCATGACCTTGGACACACGCCCTTCGGCCACGCCGGACAGGACGCCCTTGCGGCTTGCATGCGCGAGCACCACGCCGAGGGCGGGGGTTTTGAGCACAATCTGCAGTCGCTGCGGGTGGTCGACAAGCTGGAGGAGCGCTACGCCGCGTTTGACGGGCTGAATCTCACGTTCGAGACCCGCGAAGGCATTCTCAAGCATTGTTCGCGGCGCAACGCCGAGCGATTGGGGGATGTTGCTGCGCGCTTTCTGCATGGTGGCCAGCCAAGCCTGGAAGCGCAGGTGGCAAATCTGGCTGATGAGATCGCCTACAACAACCACGATATCGATGACGGCTTGCGCTCTGGCCTGCTGCAGATCGAACAGCTCGAGGCCATCGACTTTTTCGGCGGCCATTGCCACGTTGTGCGCACGGCTTACCCAGGGCTGGCACCCAAGCGCTTGGTGGCCGAGACCGTGCGGCGCATGATCTCCGCGCTCATTGCCGATCTGGTGACCCAGAGTCTTGCGCGCATCGCCCAGGCCGATGTGCGCAGTCCGGCCGATGTGCGCCTGCGTCCTGCGCTCGTCGGCTTCAGCCCGCCGGTGCGCGATCAGCTCACCCAGCTGCAGCAGTTCCTGCGCCAGGCCTTGTATCGCCATCCGCAGGTGCTGCGCTCCACGACGAAGGCGGCGCGCGTGCTGCGCGAGCTGTTTGAGGCCTACGCCGCTGAGCCGCGCCTGCTCCCTGCCGACCACCAGCGCCCGGCGGGAGGCGGGCAATTGCGCGCGATTGCCGATTACATCGCCGGCATGACCGACCGCTACGCGATCAAGGAGCATCGCAAACTGTTCTCCGTGCAAGACTGGTGA
- the aroB gene encoding 3-dehydroquinate synthase — MTTVRVELDQRAYDIHIGSGLLGRPDTFAGVANERARALIVTNTTVAPLYAQRVQQALAPHFSQVLVCVLPDGEQYKDWATLNRVFDTLLEHQCDRKTVLCALGGGVIGDMTGFAAACYMRGVPFVQIPTTLLAQVDSSVGGKTAINHPLGKNMIGAFYQPRLVVADTETLHTLPAREVAAGLAEIIKHGAIADATFFEWLERNMDALRALDPAAVAHAVQRSCQIKAAVVAQDETEGGLRAILNFGHTFGHAIEAGMGYGQWLHGEAVGAGMVIAADVSVRLGLLAPEAAARLRELVRRAGLPVQAPELALGRYLELMQVDKKAEAGAVRFVLLDGLGHCVLRTVPDDVVRAALTAHGALDDASAAAPSASMDALTRA; from the coding sequence ATGACCACCGTCCGTGTCGAACTCGACCAGCGTGCCTACGACATCCACATCGGGTCCGGCCTGCTCGGGCGGCCAGACACCTTCGCAGGGGTGGCAAATGAGCGGGCCCGAGCCCTCATCGTGACCAACACCACGGTTGCGCCGCTGTATGCGCAGCGCGTCCAGCAGGCGCTGGCCCCGCATTTTTCGCAGGTGCTCGTGTGCGTGCTTCCCGATGGCGAGCAATACAAGGATTGGGCAACGCTCAACCGCGTGTTCGACACCCTGCTGGAACATCAATGCGACCGCAAGACGGTGCTCTGCGCGCTCGGTGGAGGGGTGATCGGCGACATGACCGGGTTTGCCGCCGCCTGCTACATGCGCGGCGTGCCGTTCGTGCAGATCCCCACCACCCTGCTGGCCCAGGTGGATTCTTCGGTCGGCGGCAAGACGGCGATCAACCATCCCCTGGGCAAGAACATGATTGGCGCGTTCTACCAGCCGCGCCTGGTCGTGGCCGACACCGAGACGCTGCACACGCTTCCCGCGCGCGAAGTTGCAGCGGGCCTTGCCGAGATCATCAAACACGGTGCCATTGCCGATGCCACGTTCTTCGAGTGGCTCGAACGCAATATGGACGCACTGCGTGCGCTCGACCCCGCTGCCGTGGCGCATGCCGTGCAGCGCTCCTGCCAGATCAAGGCTGCCGTCGTGGCACAGGATGAGACCGAGGGGGGGCTGAGGGCCATTCTCAACTTCGGCCATACCTTTGGCCACGCCATTGAAGCCGGGATGGGCTATGGCCAATGGTTGCATGGCGAGGCCGTGGGTGCAGGGATGGTCATTGCTGCCGATGTGTCCGTGCGCCTGGGGCTGCTGGCACCCGAGGCAGCCGCCCGACTGCGTGAGCTCGTGCGCCGCGCGGGTCTGCCGGTGCAGGCTCCCGAGCTGGCGCTTGGGCGCTACCTGGAGCTGATGCAGGTGGACAAGAAGGCCGAGGCCGGTGCCGTACGCTTTGTTTTGCTTGATGGTCTGGGCCATTGCGTGCTGCGCACGGTGCCCGACGATGTTGTGCGTGCCGCGCTCACCGCGCATGGAGCGCTTGACGACGCATCGGCTGCTGCGCCCAGCGCATCCATGGACGCGCTCACGCGCGCCTGA
- a CDS encoding shikimate kinase, with translation MPLSPPTRIFLIGLMGAGKTTVGRALAQRAGLTFVDCDHEIERQEGCTIAALFARDGEAGFRAIESKVIDELTRRDGVVLATGGGAVLREDNRRALHDRGVVVYLRASADELAHRTRNDRNRPLLQTGDPRAKLRELFRQRDPLYRETAHFVIDTGRPSAAMLTQLVLTQLELAGVLDPAAPARAPR, from the coding sequence CTGCCCTTGTCGCCTCCCACCCGCATCTTCCTCATCGGCCTGATGGGCGCCGGCAAGACGACGGTCGGTCGGGCGCTGGCGCAGCGGGCAGGATTGACGTTCGTCGATTGCGACCACGAGATTGAGCGGCAGGAGGGTTGCACCATCGCAGCCCTGTTCGCGCGCGACGGCGAAGCGGGGTTTCGGGCGATCGAATCGAAGGTCATCGATGAGCTCACACGGCGCGATGGCGTGGTGCTGGCCACCGGCGGCGGCGCCGTGCTGCGTGAGGACAATCGGCGCGCGCTGCACGATCGCGGCGTGGTGGTGTACCTGCGCGCCAGTGCTGACGAGTTGGCGCATCGCACACGCAACGACCGCAACCGCCCGCTGCTTCAGACGGGTGACCCGCGCGCCAAGCTGCGCGAATTGTTCCGTCAGCGCGATCCGCTGTACCGGGAGACCGCGCATTTCGTCATCGACACCGGCCGTCCCTCAGCGGCCATGCTGACGCAGCTGGTGCTGACCCAGTTGGAGCTCGCCGGGGTGCTCGATCCGGCAGCCCCTGCCCGAGCTCCGCGCTAG
- the pilQ gene encoding type IV pilus secretin PilQ: MTSLPLDRATPWLVRVLTSLALMLGLASVAGAQGTNVLQSVGASSQGGQIVVQLEFSQPLATPPAGFTIDQPARIVLDFPGVKSGVSRSAVSFEQGNLRSANVVQAQGRSRVVLNLRRSTTYTTQLQGKRLLVLINPVASAPMTASATSGSALTQPVHFADSLNAEQLPLRGVDFHRGADGSGQVVVNLPNNQVGVDIRQQGQNIVVDFLKTALPPDLRRRLDVGDFATPVKSVTTFQVGDNVRMVVQPSGAYEQSAYQADDKFVLEVRPEVSNPSQLVAGNGPGYHGQKLSLNFQNIDVRSLLQVFADFTGLNVVVSDSVTGNLTLRLKDVPWDQALHIILQAKGLGERKDGNVLWIAPREEILAREKSELQAANSLKSLEPLKSEAFQLNYQTASTVVQLLTGATGGAQSGSSAAANLPAMGTSALPGLAGALTGTQTSRILSPRGTVIADPRTNQIFVTDIPSKLEEIGAFISKIDKPVRQVLIEARVVEATDQFGRSLGAKLGFSSNNVPGPGNNPGASVSGDYLGVAQQTGQNLATGAVLSDTQFVNLPATTIANTILTGVAPGAVAISLFNAAANRFINLELSALEADGKGKVISSPRVITADQRQATIEQGVEIPYQQATSAGATSVAFKKAVLSLQVTPQITPDGNVIMNVEIHKDSVGQNTSAGPAINTNTVTTQVQVENGGTVVLGGIYTSQEQNQTDKVPLLGDIPVLGYLFKTNSKSIQKDELMVFLTPKIVTSSDLTR, encoded by the coding sequence ATGACGTCCCTTCCGCTTGACCGTGCAACGCCGTGGTTGGTCCGGGTTTTGACCAGCTTGGCGCTGATGCTGGGCTTGGCCAGTGTGGCCGGGGCGCAGGGCACCAACGTGCTGCAGAGCGTCGGTGCCAGCAGCCAAGGCGGTCAAATCGTCGTGCAGCTCGAATTTTCTCAGCCATTGGCGACTCCCCCTGCCGGTTTCACGATCGACCAACCGGCACGCATCGTTCTTGATTTTCCAGGTGTGAAGTCCGGGGTCAGTCGCAGTGCGGTGAGCTTTGAGCAGGGAAACCTGCGTTCGGCCAATGTTGTGCAGGCGCAGGGACGTTCGCGCGTGGTGCTCAACCTGCGTAGGTCGACCACCTACACGACCCAACTGCAGGGCAAGCGCCTGCTGGTGTTGATCAACCCCGTGGCATCGGCACCGATGACGGCGTCAGCCACGTCAGGCTCGGCGCTTACGCAGCCCGTACACTTTGCCGACAGCCTCAACGCCGAGCAGCTTCCCCTGCGTGGGGTTGACTTCCACCGGGGTGCGGATGGTTCGGGCCAAGTTGTCGTGAATCTTCCAAATAACCAAGTTGGCGTCGACATTCGTCAACAAGGGCAGAACATCGTGGTCGATTTCCTCAAGACCGCGCTGCCGCCCGACCTGCGTCGCCGCTTGGACGTGGGCGACTTCGCCACGCCGGTGAAGTCGGTCACGACATTTCAAGTGGGTGACAACGTGCGCATGGTCGTGCAGCCCAGCGGCGCCTACGAGCAAAGCGCCTACCAAGCTGATGACAAGTTTGTGCTGGAAGTTCGCCCGGAAGTGTCCAACCCCAGTCAACTCGTAGCGGGCAACGGGCCGGGCTACCACGGTCAGAAGCTTTCGCTCAACTTTCAGAACATTGATGTTCGATCGCTGCTGCAGGTGTTTGCCGATTTCACGGGGCTCAATGTCGTGGTGAGTGACTCAGTCACCGGTAATCTCACCCTGCGCTTGAAGGATGTGCCTTGGGATCAAGCACTGCACATCATCCTTCAGGCCAAGGGCCTGGGTGAGCGCAAGGACGGCAATGTGCTGTGGATTGCCCCGCGCGAGGAGATTCTCGCGCGCGAAAAATCCGAACTTCAGGCTGCCAATTCCCTCAAGTCGCTTGAGCCGCTCAAGTCGGAGGCTTTTCAGCTCAACTACCAGACCGCAAGCACCGTGGTGCAGTTGTTAACGGGCGCCACCGGTGGTGCCCAGTCGGGGTCGTCTGCGGCGGCCAATTTGCCCGCCATGGGAACGTCGGCCCTACCCGGCCTTGCGGGTGCCCTGACCGGTACGCAGACCTCCCGAATTCTTTCCCCGCGGGGTACGGTGATCGCCGACCCACGGACCAATCAGATTTTTGTCACGGATATTCCATCCAAGCTGGAGGAAATTGGCGCTTTCATCAGCAAGATCGACAAGCCGGTTCGCCAAGTGCTCATCGAGGCTCGGGTGGTGGAGGCCACTGACCAATTCGGACGCAGCCTTGGGGCGAAGCTCGGATTCTCCTCGAACAATGTGCCGGGCCCAGGCAACAACCCGGGCGCCAGTGTGTCCGGCGACTATTTGGGCGTGGCGCAACAAACAGGGCAGAACCTCGCGACGGGAGCCGTGCTTTCAGACACGCAATTCGTCAACCTGCCAGCAACGACCATCGCCAACACAATCCTCACGGGCGTGGCTCCTGGAGCCGTTGCCATCAGCTTGTTCAATGCGGCGGCGAATCGATTCATCAACTTGGAACTCTCGGCCCTCGAGGCTGATGGCAAGGGCAAAGTCATCTCCTCCCCGCGTGTCATAACGGCGGATCAGCGGCAGGCCACGATCGAGCAAGGTGTCGAAATCCCCTATCAGCAAGCAACGTCCGCGGGCGCAACTTCGGTCGCCTTCAAGAAGGCCGTCCTCAGTCTGCAGGTCACGCCCCAGATCACGCCCGATGGCAACGTCATCATGAATGTGGAGATCCACAAGGACAGCGTGGGGCAAAACACCTCGGCAGGACCGGCGATCAACACCAATACCGTGACAACGCAGGTGCAGGTCGAGAATGGCGGCACAGTTGTGCTTGGCGGGATCTATACGTCCCAGGAGCAGAACCAGACCGACAAAGTTCCACTTTTGGGCGATATTCCTGTGCTCGGGTACCTGTTCAAGACGAACAGCAAGAGCATCCAGAAGGATGAGTTGATGGTGTTCCTGACGCCGAAAATCGTCACGAGCTCGGATCTGACCCGCTAG
- a CDS encoding pilus assembly protein PilP produces the protein MTRLSPRLRIAGWIGLVALATVFAGCGGQPHQDLRTWMSAQRAKLHPHVKPIEPPKPFTPASYSLADRTDPFSATKLQTGVRQEMNQLSPEVMAQMNRPKEPLEQFSLDQIQMVGSVKIKGDDYALLKAGNLLYRAHVGEYAGQHYGRITKIDENQVVLQELVQDATGDWVQRTATLQLQESSK, from the coding sequence ATGACCCGTCTGTCTCCGAGGTTGCGTATTGCGGGCTGGATCGGGCTCGTGGCGCTCGCAACTGTGTTTGCGGGATGCGGGGGGCAACCGCATCAGGACCTGCGCACGTGGATGAGTGCCCAGCGTGCCAAGCTCCATCCGCATGTGAAGCCGATTGAACCGCCGAAACCCTTCACCCCTGCAAGTTACAGCTTGGCAGACCGGACAGATCCCTTTTCGGCAACAAAGCTGCAAACCGGGGTGCGGCAAGAGATGAATCAGCTCAGCCCGGAAGTGATGGCGCAGATGAATCGCCCCAAGGAACCGCTCGAGCAGTTCTCGCTGGATCAGATCCAGATGGTGGGTAGCGTCAAAATCAAGGGTGACGACTATGCGCTGCTGAAGGCAGGGAACTTGCTGTACCGCGCCCATGTGGGCGAATATGCGGGCCAGCATTATGGGCGGATCACGAAAATCGACGAAAACCAGGTTGTCTTGCAGGAACTGGTGCAGGATGCCACCGGAGACTGGGTGCAACGCACCGCAACCCTTCAATTGCAGGAGAGCAGCAAATGA
- a CDS encoding type 4a pilus biogenesis protein PilO — protein sequence MAKSINMQIDFAALKERIAGQFRGLNQNDPGTWPPLPRATAYGFALIVVLVAGWYAWLSGVKNQLNQAQQQEVQLRQEYKGKLAQAVNLDLLKAQKAQVEQYVLLLEKQLPSKAEMDALLSDINQAGIGRGLQFDLFRPGQVDVKNYYAELPIAIKVQGTYNDLAAFTADVAKLSRIVTINNIAITGAAKVANAPSGDKLTMDATAKTFRYLDADEVAAQQKSQKPGGKK from the coding sequence ATGGCCAAATCCATCAATATGCAGATTGATTTCGCGGCGCTGAAAGAGCGTATTGCGGGACAGTTTCGCGGCCTGAACCAGAACGATCCTGGGACGTGGCCACCTTTGCCTCGTGCCACAGCCTATGGTTTTGCCCTCATCGTGGTGCTCGTTGCAGGGTGGTACGCATGGCTGTCGGGTGTGAAAAACCAGCTCAACCAAGCGCAGCAGCAGGAAGTGCAGTTGCGCCAAGAATACAAAGGCAAGCTGGCCCAAGCCGTCAACTTGGATCTGCTGAAGGCACAGAAGGCACAGGTGGAGCAATATGTTTTGCTCCTTGAGAAGCAACTGCCCAGCAAGGCCGAGATGGATGCGCTCCTTTCAGACATCAACCAGGCGGGCATCGGCCGCGGGCTGCAGTTCGACCTGTTTCGCCCAGGGCAGGTGGACGTGAAGAACTATTACGCCGAGCTGCCGATCGCGATCAAGGTGCAGGGCACCTACAACGATCTGGCTGCATTTACCGCGGATGTGGCCAAGCTCTCGCGCATCGTCACCATCAACAACATCGCCATCACCGGCGCGGCGAAAGTGGCGAATGCGCCAAGCGGCGACAAACTGACCATGGATGCCACGGCCAAAACGTTCCGCTACCTTGATGCCGACGAGGTGGCCGCGCAGCAAAAGAGCCAGAAGCCGGGGGGCAAGAAATGA
- a CDS encoding PilN domain-containing protein produces the protein MNIVLINLLPHREAKRKKRREAFYAGVVFSLLAGLILLGLGYTVLSEMISVQQSRNNFLNAQIAQLDVQIKDIATLRQQIESLRARQQAVENLQSDRNLSVYLFDDLTQDTPAGVQLTSIKQEGQSVLIQGTALSQERVADLLRNLADSKGWLEKPELIEIHSVTQQIGKGNTQTESAFQLRATLKRAAAPADGASDAARTGNSNPAG, from the coding sequence ATGAATATTGTCCTCATCAACCTGTTGCCTCACCGCGAGGCCAAGCGCAAGAAGCGGCGCGAAGCGTTCTACGCTGGGGTCGTGTTTTCCCTGCTCGCTGGCCTGATCTTGCTGGGGCTTGGCTACACGGTATTGAGCGAGATGATCAGCGTTCAGCAGTCACGCAACAACTTTTTGAATGCACAGATCGCTCAGCTTGACGTGCAGATCAAGGACATTGCCACCTTGCGCCAGCAGATTGAAAGCCTTCGCGCGCGTCAGCAGGCGGTGGAGAACCTGCAATCGGACCGCAACCTTTCCGTGTATCTCTTCGACGATCTGACGCAAGACACGCCCGCCGGGGTGCAGTTGACGTCGATCAAGCAGGAGGGGCAGTCGGTGCTGATTCAGGGCACAGCACTGAGCCAGGAGCGTGTCGCGGACTTGCTGCGCAACCTGGCCGACAGCAAGGGGTGGCTGGAAAAGCCGGAATTGATTGAAATCCATTCGGTCACGCAGCAGATCGGAAAGGGCAACACCCAGACCGAGTCGGCCTTCCAGCTTCGCGCCACGCTCAAGCGTGCGGCCGCACCAGCCGACGGTGCGTCGGACGCGGCCCGGACCGGAAATTCCAACCCTGCTGGCTAA
- a CDS encoding pilus assembly protein PilM — protein MFSSMFRQRYAPLIGLDISSSSVKLVELSLDDQNRYTLERASIEPLEKGSIVDGNIEKHDEVVEAVRRLVKKSGTKTRNVALALPSSAVISKKIVLPGDLREEEIEVQVETEANQYIPFAIEDVALDFSVLGPSLGSPGDQEVLIAASRRDKVLDRQAIAEAAGLKPQIIDIDAFASRLAASRLIERLPRGGHDLLVALFEIGATSAAMQVLVNGETLYDRDQAFGGQQLTQAIARHYGFSQEEAEAKKRNADLPDDYTSQVLEPFIEGMGQELARALQFFFRATPNSKVDYILLAGGTASLPGLVDKITQLTSTACLVLNPFEGMAIGDQVREKKLRLQAPSYLTSCGLAMRRFLQ, from the coding sequence ATGTTCAGCAGCATGTTTCGCCAGCGTTATGCGCCGCTGATCGGCTTGGACATCAGCAGCTCCAGCGTCAAGCTGGTCGAGCTGTCACTTGATGATCAAAACCGCTACACCCTGGAGCGCGCTTCGATTGAGCCGCTGGAAAAGGGATCGATCGTCGATGGCAACATCGAGAAACATGATGAAGTGGTCGAGGCCGTACGACGCTTGGTGAAGAAGAGTGGCACGAAGACCAGGAACGTTGCGTTGGCCTTGCCGTCTTCGGCGGTGATCAGCAAGAAGATCGTGCTGCCGGGCGACCTGCGCGAAGAGGAAATCGAGGTGCAGGTGGAGACGGAGGCCAATCAGTACATTCCCTTCGCGATCGAAGATGTGGCGCTTGACTTCAGCGTGCTGGGGCCGAGCCTGGGCTCGCCCGGCGATCAGGAGGTGCTGATCGCCGCGTCGCGCCGGGACAAGGTCTTGGACCGCCAGGCCATTGCCGAGGCGGCAGGGCTCAAACCCCAGATCATTGACATTGATGCCTTCGCGTCGCGCCTGGCAGCCAGTCGGCTGATCGAGCGACTGCCACGTGGCGGGCACGATCTCCTGGTGGCGCTGTTCGAGATCGGAGCCACCAGCGCAGCGATGCAGGTGCTTGTCAACGGCGAAACCCTGTATGACCGCGACCAGGCCTTTGGCGGCCAGCAGCTCACGCAAGCCATCGCCCGGCATTACGGCTTTTCCCAGGAGGAGGCCGAAGCCAAGAAGCGCAATGCCGATCTTCCCGACGACTACACCAGCCAAGTCCTCGAGCCCTTTATCGAAGGCATGGGGCAGGAATTGGCGCGTGCGCTGCAGTTCTTCTTTCGTGCCACCCCCAACAGCAAGGTGGACTACATCCTGCTTGCAGGCGGTACCGCGTCGCTACCTGGGTTGGTGGACAAGATCACCCAGCTTACGTCCACGGCCTGCCTGGTACTTAATCCTTTCGAAGGCATGGCCATCGGGGATCAAGTACGCGAGAAGAAGTTGCGGCTGCAGGCGCCGAGTTATCTCACGAGCTGTGGTCTGGCCATGCGCAGGTTTCTGCAATGA